A portion of the Leptidea sinapis chromosome 13, ilLepSina1.1, whole genome shotgun sequence genome contains these proteins:
- the LOC126967729 gene encoding F-actin-capping protein subunit beta, with amino-acid sequence MTEQQMDCALDLMRRLPPQQIEKNLTDLIDLVPSLCEDLLSSVDQPLKIAQDRSNGKDYLLCDYNRDGDSYRSPWSNTYDPPLEDGSMPSERLRKLEIEANHAFDQYREMYFEGGVSSVYLWDMDHGFAGVILIKKAGDGSQKIKGCWDSIHVVEVLEKSTGRNAHYKLTSTAMLWLQTNKEGSGTMNLGGSLTRQAEQDSSVSDVTPHIANIGRMVEDMENKIRNTLNDIYFGKTKDIVNGLRSTVPANVARQKAALQHDLAEALLQRRQVTRAE; translated from the exons ATG acAGAACAACAAATGGATTGTGCGCTAGACCTAATGAGGCGGCTACCGCCCCAGCAAATTGAAAAGAATTTAACAGATTTGATTGACCTAGTTCCTAGTTTATGCGAGGATCTTCTGTCATCAGTCGACCAACCCTTAAAAATCGCCCAAGATCGGAGTAACGGAAAAGATTATTTGCTATGTGATTATAACCGCGATGGAGACTCCTATAGATCGCCATGGTCAAACACTTATGATCCACCACTTGAAGATGGTTCTATGCCTTCAGAAAGATTGAGGAAACTGGAAATTGAAGCTAATCACGCTTTTGATCAATACAGGGAAATGTATTTTGAAGGCGGAGTCAGTTCTGTTTATTTGTGGGATATGGATCATGGCTTTGCAg GTgtaattctaataaaaaaagcagGTGATGGATCTCAAAAAATTAAAGGATGTTGGGATTCTATTCATGTGGTTGAAGTTCTTGAGAAGAGTACTGGTCGCAATGCCCATTACAAGTTGACATCTACAGCCATGTTGTGGCTGCAAACTAACAAAGAAGGCAGTGGAACAATGAACCTTGGTGGAAGCCTTACCAGACAG GCTGAACAAGACTCATCAGTGAGTGATGTTACACCCCACATTGCAAATATTGGCCGCATGGTAGAAGATAtggaaaataaaattagaaacaCATTGAATGATATTTACTTTG GTAAAACCAAGGACATAGTGAACGGTCTGCGATCAACTGTGCCTGCGAATGTCGCGCGGCAAAAGGCGGCCCTTCAGCATGACCTCGCCGAAGCGCTGCTGCAACGTCGGCAGGTCACGAGGGCCGAATGA